A window of the Tiliqua scincoides isolate rTilSci1 chromosome 5, rTilSci1.hap2, whole genome shotgun sequence genome harbors these coding sequences:
- the LOC136653211 gene encoding vomeronasal type-2 receptor 26-like: MAKHLQFSSEHYQAGDLLIGGMASQLILDIATGDFSLLPRIRHMELPGAHIAMCHMGNHLQCPPEHYQAGDLLIGGMASQLILDINPGDFSELPRIRRMELPGVIPRNYQAVLSLLYAVKEINENPTILPNISLGLHVENGFFDARMIYQNTLKLLSDEENVIPNYKCGIRKNLIAVIGGSDTRSSLLMDTILSIYRIPQVAFGTFTTWKRGGTQTSTFYNMNHSAQYHYNEIVQLLLHFQWNWVGVIGSESEIGQTFTETLTAKLSQHGICIAFTKTVPGSESLLIFFRYEGMWDIISSLTNTKATVCIIYADIQTMGTFHTFLLVETISIGKVWIMTAHWDSSSQLIIEASSKKNFHGSLSFAVHSAEMPEFQKVLQRLHSEWEKERFSMTGLLKWVSNCSLPNFKEGQENNESCSESKLENIPVTLVDMSTTHQSYSIYSAAYAIAHALHAMHMSRTRPKVNGDKLGPPTPQPWELHPFLKMSFNKSVGEKVSLDQEGKFAAGLDLINWVVFPNQSFLGVKVGRVDPQTLLGKELTINVDSIKWHSCFDQEVPPSSLCSDHCQPGHSKQKKEGMPFCCYDCPPCPEGKISNQKDLESCFQCQEDQYPNRDKDQCLPKGLNFLSYEEPLGITMAVLALSLSLATVMVLGIFIQHQNTPIVKANNRDLTYSLLVSLLVCFLCCFLFIGQPQPITCCLRQPAFAVTFSLVVSSVLAKTITVVLAFMATRPGSRMRLWLGKRLTLSVVLSCSIIQITLCTVWLCTSPPFPALDLHSLAEDTVLECNEGSSVLFSCVLGFLGIMALVSFIVAFFARKLPSRFNEAKFITFSMLVFCTVWVSFVPAYLSTKGKYMVAVEIFSILASGAGLLGCVFAPKCYIILLRPELNRKEHLTQVKLTE; this comes from the exons ATGGCAAAGCACCTGCAGTTCTCATCTGAGCATTACCAGGCAGGGGATCTTCTCATTGGTGGGATGGCATCTCAGCTCATCCTGGATATTGCCACTGGAGACTTCAGTCTACTTCCCAGAATACGGCATATGGAACTGCCTGG AGCACACATTGCCATGTGCCACATGGGCAATCACTTGCAGTGCCCACCTGAGCATTACCAGGCAGGGGATCTTCTCATTGGTGGGATGGCATCTCAGCTCATCCTGGATATTAACCCTGGAGACTTCAGTGAACTTCCCAGAATACGGCGTATGGAACTGCCTGG TGTAATACCAAGAAATTACCAGGCTGTCCTGTCCTTGCTATATGCTGTCAAAGAGATCAATGAGAACCCCACCATTTTGCCAAATATCAGCTTGGGGCTCCATGTTGAAAATGGCTTTTTTGATGCAAGGATGATTTATCAGAATACCCTGAAACTTCTGTCTGATGAGGAAAATGTCAtccccaattacaagtgtggcaTCCGTAAAAATCTAATAGCTGTCATTGGGGGATCTGACACAAGAAGTTCCCTCTTGATGGACACCATCTTAAGTATCTACAGGATTCCAcag GTTGCTTTTGGCACATTTACTACATGGAAACGTGGTGGGACCCAGACCTCTACCTTTTACAACATGAATCACAGTGCTCAATACCACTATAACGAGATTGTTCAATTActcctgcatttccaatggaaCTGGGTTGGGGTCATTGGGTCCGAATCTGAAATAGGACAGACATTCACAGAGACACTGACAGCAAAGCTTTCCCAGCATGGCATCTGTATCGCCTTCACAAAAACAGTGCCAGGCAGTGAATCTCTTTTGATCTTTTTCAGGTATGAAGGTATGTGGGATATAATCTCTTCTCTAACAAACACCAAAGCAACTGTCTGCATCATATATGCAGATATACAGACCATGGGTACATTCCATACATTCCTACTTGTGGAAACCATCTCTATTGGCAAGGTGTGGATCATGACAGCCCACTGGGATTCTTCATCACAGTTAATAATCGAGGCTTCGAGTAAAAAAAACTTCCATGGTTCCTTATCTTTTGCAGTCCATTCTGCAGAAATGCCGGAGTTCCAGAAGGTCCTCCAGAGGCTACATTCAGAGTGGGAAAAAGAACGGTTCTCAATGACAGGCTTGTTAAAATGGGTCTCCAACTGTTCTTTGCCAAACTTCAAGGAGGGTCAAGAAAACAATGAAAGCTGCTCTGAGTCAAAGCTGGAGAATATTCCTGTGACACTGGTGGATATGAGCACAACCCatcaaagctacagcatctacagtGCTGCCTATGCCAttgcacatgctttacatgcaatGCACATGTCCAGAACCAGGCCAAAGGTGAATGGAGACAAACTGGGACCTCCAACTCCTCAACCTTGGGAG cttcaccctttcctgaaGATGTCATTTAATAAGAGTGTGGGAGAGAAGGTTTCTTTGGATCAGGAGGGCAAATTTGCAGCTGGACTTGATCTTATCAACTGGGTTGTTTTTCCAAACCAATCCTTCTTGGGAGTGAAAGTAGGAAGAGTGGATCCTCAGACTTTGTTGGGCAAGGAGTTGACCATTAACGTGGACAGTATCAAATGGCACAGCTGCTTTGACCAGGAG GTGCCTCCTTCCTCATTATGCAGTGACCACTGTCAGCCAGGCCACAGCaagcaaaagaaagaagggatgccattttgttgctatgattgtcctccgtgtccagaagggaagatttctaaCCAAAAAG actTGGAAAGCTGTTTCCAGTGCcaagaagatcaatatccaaataGGGACAAAGATCAATGCCTTCCCAAGGGTCTAAACTTCCTGTCTTACGAAGAGCCTTTGGGGATCACCATGGCTGTCTTGGCACTGTCTCTTTCTCTGGCCACAGTTATGGTGCTAGGAATCTTCATCCAGCACCagaacactcccatcgtcaaagccaacaatcgggatctCACCTATTCTCTACTCGTCTCCCTCTtggtctgcttcctctgctgctttctattcattggccagcctcagCCGATCACCTGCTGCCTACGACAACCTGCTTTTGCAGTTACCTTCTCCCTGGTGGTTTCTTCTGTactggccaaaaccatcacagtggttcTTGCTTTCATGGCTACCAGGCCAGGATCCAGAATGAGACTGTGGCTGGGGAAGAGACTCACACTCTCTGTTGTCCTCTCTTGTTCCATCATTCAAATAACTCTGTGCACGGTGTGGCTCTGCACAAGtcctcccttccctgctttgGACCTGCATTCTCTGGcagaagacactgtgctggaatgcaatgaaggctcaTCTGTCCTCTTTTCTTGTGTTCTGGGCTTCCTGGGCATCATGGCTCTcgtcagcttcattgtggctttctTTGCTCGGAAGCTGCCCAGCAggttcaacgaagccaagttcatcaccttcagcatgctggttttttgcactgtttgggtatcttttgttccagcttacctgagcaccaaaggaaagtACATGGtcgccgtggagatcttctccatcttggcgtCTGGTGCTGGTTTGCTTGGTTGTGTCTTTGCCCCCAAATGTTATATAATTCTGCTAAGACCAGAATTAAACAGGAAAGAGCATCTCACACAAGTTAAGCTGACAGAATAg